The Eubacteriaceae bacterium Marseille-Q4139 genome has a window encoding:
- a CDS encoding GerMN domain-containing protein, producing MKFRKFLLAVSVLLLVSGCSAGTEEDGGGSGYEVFYLNSAGTQLVGSEYETETEDAGALVEELLAQMAAVPPSLDCQTVLPERVEKITYRQENNVLYLYTDANYAMMGAVREILCRAALTKTMTQIPGVDYLGIYCAEQPIVDASGNPVGLLSASDFVDSIRNVNSFERTELTLYFANEAGDMLVPEKRTVMRSTNTSLERLIVEQLILGPGEGGFATLPADVKVLNVSVNDSVCSVNLDAAFLNNTLNVKEYIPVYSIVDSLTELSTVNRVQIRINGSQEALFRDSLSLNTTFERNYEYIEGGENN from the coding sequence ATGAAATTCCGGAAATTTTTGCTTGCTGTCTCCGTTCTGCTTCTCGTCTCCGGCTGTTCTGCCGGGACGGAAGAAGATGGCGGCGGAAGCGGCTATGAGGTATTTTATCTGAACTCTGCGGGCACGCAGCTCGTGGGGAGCGAATATGAGACGGAGACAGAGGATGCGGGGGCGCTTGTGGAGGAGCTTCTGGCGCAGATGGCGGCGGTGCCGCCGAGCCTCGACTGCCAGACGGTTCTGCCGGAGCGGGTGGAGAAGATCACGTACCGGCAGGAAAACAACGTGCTGTACCTTTATACGGATGCCAACTATGCGATGATGGGGGCAGTCAGGGAGATCCTCTGCCGGGCGGCCCTTACGAAGACGATGACGCAGATTCCCGGCGTGGATTACCTGGGGATTTACTGCGCGGAGCAGCCGATTGTGGACGCGTCCGGAAACCCGGTGGGGCTTTTGTCGGCCAGCGATTTTGTGGACAGCATCCGCAACGTAAACTCTTTTGAGCGGACGGAGCTGACGCTTTATTTTGCCAACGAGGCCGGGGACATGCTGGTGCCGGAAAAGCGGACGGTTATGCGGAGCACGAACACGTCCTTGGAGAGGCTCATTGTGGAACAGCTGATCCTTGGGCCGGGGGAGGGCGGCTTTGCGACGCTGCCTGCCGACGTGAAGGTTTTAAACGTATCGGTCAACGATTCCGTCTGTTCCGTGAACCTGGACGCGGCATTTTTAAACAATACGCTGAATGTGAAGGAATACATTCCCGTGTATTCCATCGTGGATTCCCTGACGGAGCTTTCCACGGTGAACCGGGTGCAGATCCGCATCAACGGTTCCCAGGAGGCGCTGTTTCGGGATTCCCTCTCCCTCAACACGACGTTTGAGCGGAACTACGAGTATATCGAAGGAGGGGAAAACAATTAA
- a CDS encoding two-component sensor histidine kinase, which yields MKTVWKLLRGFYHKHTPSVKVPMVILALIFCMVPLMIQARVLASSSRQSQVENRIIEVQNQCQILSNKMSRNGYLANSVVDNSGIDAEISTLADIYSGRILIVNSGFKIVEDTFALSEGKICISEEVIRCFQGEATYTYDTKKQYIVLTVPIAETAGTAAAAGGNGGKTSGVLLMTASTEAMFALEEALLEKASLYAIVIFAVMFVAVMIVVGILMHPFDSLVKSINRVADGNLDEDIAVTSYRETKNISMAIDRTLKTLKAAEQSRQEFVSNVSHELKTPITSIRVLADSLMGMEEAPKELYEEFMRDISDEIDRESQIIDDLLTLVRMDKASQENSFAPANINALVEMVLKRIRPIAKKRNIELIFESMREVTADIDEVKFSLAVNNLVENAVKYNKEDGWVRVTLDADHKFFYLKVADSGIGIPKEFQDRVFERFYRVDKARSRETGGTGLGLAITKSVILMHHGAVRVNSTEGEGTTFMVRVPLIYIP from the coding sequence ATGAAGACGGTTTGGAAGCTTCTCAGGGGCTTTTATCATAAGCATACGCCGAGTGTCAAGGTGCCCATGGTGATTCTGGCGCTGATTTTCTGCATGGTGCCCCTGATGATCCAGGCGCGGGTGCTTGCCAGCTCGTCGCGCCAGAGCCAGGTGGAGAACAGGATCATCGAGGTTCAGAACCAGTGCCAGATTTTAAGCAACAAGATGTCGCGGAACGGCTACCTTGCAAATTCCGTTGTGGACAACTCCGGCATCGATGCGGAGATTTCCACGCTGGCGGATATTTACAGCGGCCGGATCCTGATCGTAAATTCCGGGTTCAAGATTGTGGAGGACACGTTCGCCCTGTCGGAGGGGAAAATCTGCATCTCCGAGGAAGTCATCCGCTGCTTCCAGGGCGAGGCCACTTATACCTATGACACGAAGAAGCAGTATATCGTCCTGACGGTTCCGATTGCGGAGACGGCCGGCACGGCAGCGGCGGCCGGAGGGAACGGCGGGAAGACGTCCGGCGTCCTTTTGATGACGGCGTCGACGGAGGCCATGTTCGCCCTGGAGGAAGCCCTTCTGGAAAAGGCCTCCCTGTATGCCATTGTGATTTTTGCCGTCATGTTCGTGGCGGTGATGATTGTGGTGGGGATTCTCATGCATCCCTTTGACAGCCTGGTAAAATCCATCAACCGGGTGGCTGACGGGAACCTGGACGAGGATATCGCTGTCACGTCCTACCGGGAGACGAAAAATATCTCCATGGCCATCGACAGGACGTTAAAGACTTTAAAGGCGGCGGAACAGTCCAGGCAGGAGTTTGTCTCCAACGTCTCCCATGAGTTAAAGACGCCGATCACCTCGATCCGGGTGTTAGCCGATTCTCTGATGGGCATGGAGGAGGCGCCGAAGGAGCTCTATGAGGAATTCATGCGGGACATTTCCGACGAGATTGACCGGGAGAGCCAGATCATCGACGACCTTCTGACCCTCGTCCGCATGGACAAGGCCTCCCAGGAAAACAGTTTTGCGCCGGCCAACATCAATGCTCTGGTAGAGATGGTGTTAAAGCGGATCCGCCCCATTGCGAAGAAGCGGAACATTGAGCTGATTTTTGAGAGCATGCGCGAGGTGACGGCCGATATTGACGAGGTGAAGTTCTCCCTGGCAGTCAACAATCTGGTGGAGAATGCGGTGAAGTACAATAAGGAAGACGGATGGGTGCGCGTCACCCTGGATGCCGACCACAAGTTCTTTTATTTAAAGGTGGCCGATTCCGGCATCGGCATCCCGAAGGAATTCCAGGACCGCGTTTTCGAGCGGTTCTACCGCGTGGACAAGGCCAGATCCAGGGAGACCGGCGGCACGGGGCTCGGGCTTGCAATCACAAAGAGCGTGATCCTGATGCATCACGGCGCTGTCCGCGTCAACAGCACAGAGGGAGAGGGGACGACCTTCATGGTGCGTGTGCCCCTGATTTACATCCCGTAG
- a CDS encoding DegV family protein yields the protein MKIAVVADSNSGITQAHARELGIFVLPMPFMIDGETYLEEVDLAQEDFYRRQEAGADISTSQPSPEDVMNLWDRLLADHDQVVHIPMSSGLSGSCETALMLSGDEQYEGKVFVVDNHRISVTQEQSVKDAVMLAKKGLSGADIKRRLEETAADSTIYITVDTLKYLKKGGRITPAAAALGTLLRLKPVLSIFGEKLDAYAKARTMKQAKSIMVAAVQKDLETKFQDSECRFTHLAVAHTRNAEAAEEFKKELMELFPYADVLVAPLSLSIACHVGPGTLAVAATRKMVEEYEDGLEASQGLLS from the coding sequence ATGAAAATAGCGGTTGTAGCAGACAGCAACAGCGGAATTACACAGGCACATGCCAGGGAGCTGGGAATTTTTGTGCTTCCGATGCCGTTTATGATCGACGGGGAGACGTATCTCGAGGAAGTCGATCTGGCGCAGGAGGATTTTTATAGAAGACAGGAGGCAGGCGCAGATATTTCCACGTCGCAGCCGTCGCCGGAGGATGTGATGAATTTGTGGGACAGGCTTCTTGCCGACCATGACCAGGTGGTGCATATCCCCATGTCCAGCGGCCTTTCCGGCTCCTGTGAGACAGCGCTTATGCTTTCCGGGGACGAGCAGTACGAGGGAAAGGTCTTTGTCGTCGATAACCACAGGATTTCCGTCACCCAGGAGCAGTCGGTGAAGGACGCCGTCATGCTGGCAAAGAAGGGGCTTTCCGGCGCGGACATCAAACGGCGGTTAGAGGAAACGGCGGCCGATTCGACGATTTATATTACGGTGGATACGCTCAAATACCTGAAAAAGGGCGGCCGGATTACGCCGGCGGCAGCGGCCCTCGGAACGCTTTTAAGGCTTAAGCCGGTGCTCTCGATTTTCGGCGAGAAGTTAGACGCCTATGCCAAGGCACGCACCATGAAGCAGGCGAAGTCTATCATGGTGGCGGCCGTCCAGAAGGATCTGGAGACGAAATTCCAGGACAGCGAGTGCCGGTTCACGCATCTGGCCGTGGCCCACACGAGGAATGCGGAGGCGGCCGAGGAATTTAAGAAGGAACTGATGGAGCTGTTCCCGTATGCCGATGTGCTGGTGGCGCCGCTTTCCTTAAGCATCGCCTGCCATGTGGGGCCGGGAACTCTTGCGGTGGCGGCTACGAGGAAGATGGTTGAAGAATATGAAGACGGTTTGGAAGCTTCTCAGGGGCTTTTATCATAA
- the sigE gene encoding RNA polymerase sporulation sigma factor SigE — protein MIIKVSVPGRFKLKKTATLKTVLMQNQGEVYYIGGADILPAPLSAEEEKRALDCFGTEGEKEAKASLIEHNLRLVVYIAKKFDNTSVGVEDLISIGTIGLIKAINTFNPEKNIKLATYASRCIENEILMYLRRTSKTRLEVSIDEPLNVDWDGNELLLSDILGTDEDVIYKGMEDEIEKQLLNNAIEHLNPREKQIVELRFGLKNSDGMEMTQKEVADLMGISQSYISRLEKKIMKRLKKEIVRFE, from the coding sequence ATGATTATAAAAGTTTCGGTTCCGGGCAGGTTTAAGCTTAAAAAGACGGCGACCTTAAAGACCGTCCTCATGCAGAACCAGGGCGAGGTTTATTATATCGGAGGGGCGGATATCCTTCCTGCACCGCTTTCGGCCGAGGAGGAGAAGAGGGCCCTTGACTGTTTCGGGACGGAGGGAGAGAAGGAGGCCAAGGCCAGCCTGATCGAGCATAATCTCCGCCTTGTGGTGTACATAGCCAAGAAGTTTGACAATACCAGCGTCGGCGTCGAGGATCTGATCTCCATCGGCACCATCGGGCTTATCAAGGCCATCAACACCTTTAATCCGGAGAAGAATATCAAGCTTGCCACCTACGCCTCCCGCTGCATCGAAAACGAGATCCTGATGTATTTGAGGCGCACCAGCAAGACCCGGCTGGAGGTGTCCATCGACGAGCCCTTAAACGTGGACTGGGACGGGAACGAGCTTCTTCTCTCGGACATTCTCGGAACCGACGAGGATGTGATCTATAAGGGCATGGAGGACGAGATCGAAAAGCAGCTTTTAAACAATGCCATCGAGCATTTAAACCCCAGGGAGAAGCAGATTGTGGAGCTGCGGTTCGGCCTTAAGAATTCCGACGGCATGGAGATGACCCAAAAGGAGGTGGCAGATCTGATGGGAATTTCCCAGTCCTATATTTCAAGGCTGGAAAAGAAGATCATGAAGCGGCTGAAAAAAGAGATTGTGCGGTTTGAATAA
- a CDS encoding sigma-E processing peptidase SpoIIGA has translation MEYELYVDVLFLSEVCGSFLALYLLSAMAGWPFKPLRAAAAASFAGIWTCFVTVFPVFPLPLELALTVAGIGSAMTAFTFCLKGFRAILKADFLLAGACAFMAGAMTFLKQFFYLPDSWAAVSLGAFSWGAGLLLGIWRERTGRGKARLLVRLYYKGNMREFRALCDSGNRLFEPVTGKPVSVISYVDCRGFCESVASLLFIPYRAVGTESGVLPGIVFEKMEIFTGERQFEITKPVVAVVKAPLSENGDFTMLLPEALISS, from the coding sequence GTGGAATATGAACTTTATGTCGATGTGCTTTTTCTTTCGGAGGTCTGCGGAAGCTTTCTGGCCCTTTATCTTTTATCGGCCATGGCCGGATGGCCGTTTAAACCGTTAAGGGCAGCCGCCGCGGCATCCTTTGCAGGAATATGGACGTGTTTTGTCACGGTGTTCCCGGTCTTTCCGCTTCCTTTGGAGCTGGCCCTGACGGTGGCCGGTATTGGAAGCGCGATGACGGCCTTCACATTTTGTCTTAAGGGGTTCAGAGCGATTCTCAAGGCTGATTTTCTGCTGGCCGGGGCATGCGCTTTCATGGCGGGGGCCATGACGTTTCTTAAGCAGTTCTTTTATCTGCCGGATTCCTGGGCGGCCGTCTCCCTTGGGGCTTTTTCCTGGGGCGCAGGCCTCCTTTTGGGAATCTGGCGGGAGCGGACGGGACGCGGGAAGGCACGGCTTCTCGTGAGGCTCTATTACAAGGGGAATATGCGGGAATTCCGGGCGCTCTGTGATTCCGGGAACCGGCTTTTTGAGCCGGTCACGGGAAAGCCGGTCAGTGTGATTTCCTACGTGGACTGCCGCGGCTTCTGTGAGAGTGTGGCATCACTTCTTTTTATCCCCTACCGGGCAGTCGGGACGGAATCCGGGGTGCTGCCGGGGATTGTGTTTGAAAAAATGGAGATATTTACGGGGGAGAGGCAGTTCGAGATCACGAAGCCGGTGGTGGCCGTGGTGAAGGCGCCGCTTTCCGAAAACGGGGATTTTACGATGCTTCTTCCGGAGGCGTTGATTTCCTCATAA
- the ftsZ gene encoding cell division protein FtsZ, which produces MLEIKINETENAARILVIGVGGAGNNAVNRMVEENIMGVEFIGINTDKQALQFCKAPTAMQIGEKLTKGLGAGAKPEIGEKAAEESQEELAQAMKGSDMVFVTCGMGGGTGTGAAPVIARIAKDMGILTVGVVTKPFRFEAKQRMNNALEGIENLKNAVDTLIVIPNDRLLEIVDRRTSMPDALKKADEVLQQAVQGITDLINVPGLINLDFADVQTVMTDKGIAHIGIGKAKGDEKALEAVKQAVSSPLLETTIEGASHVIINISGDISLIEANEAASYVQELAGDEANIIFGAMYDESAEDEATITVIATGLDAHGANTPVERAMKDFTSYKQKMPASAQKPAAAPARPASPANPAAGEAAAAAPRFNIPNTTPVYRPANKETQINIPDFLKNRR; this is translated from the coding sequence TTGTTGGAGATTAAGATAAATGAGACGGAAAATGCCGCAAGGATCCTGGTGATCGGCGTCGGCGGCGCCGGAAACAATGCGGTAAACCGCATGGTGGAAGAGAACATTATGGGAGTAGAATTCATCGGGATCAATACGGACAAGCAGGCGCTTCAGTTCTGTAAGGCCCCGACGGCCATGCAGATCGGCGAGAAGCTGACGAAGGGACTTGGCGCCGGCGCGAAGCCGGAGATCGGCGAGAAAGCCGCTGAGGAGAGCCAGGAGGAGCTTGCACAGGCCATGAAGGGCTCCGATATGGTCTTTGTTACCTGCGGTATGGGCGGCGGTACCGGTACCGGCGCGGCTCCCGTCATTGCAAGGATTGCCAAGGACATGGGAATTTTAACCGTCGGCGTTGTGACAAAGCCGTTCCGTTTCGAGGCAAAGCAGCGTATGAACAATGCCTTAGAGGGGATTGAGAATTTAAAGAATGCCGTTGACACGCTGATTGTGATCCCCAACGACCGTCTCCTTGAGATTGTCGACAGGCGGACTTCCATGCCGGATGCCTTAAAGAAGGCCGATGAGGTTCTTCAGCAGGCTGTCCAGGGAATCACCGACTTAATCAACGTACCAGGCCTTATCAACCTGGACTTCGCAGACGTCCAGACCGTCATGACCGACAAGGGCATTGCCCATATCGGAATCGGAAAGGCCAAAGGCGACGAGAAGGCCTTAGAGGCTGTGAAGCAGGCCGTATCCAGCCCGCTTCTTGAGACTACCATCGAGGGTGCGTCCCATGTGATTATCAACATTTCCGGCGATATCAGCCTGATCGAGGCCAACGAGGCCGCAAGCTACGTTCAGGAGCTGGCTGGCGACGAGGCCAACATCATCTTCGGTGCCATGTACGATGAGTCCGCAGAGGACGAGGCGACGATCACCGTTATCGCAACAGGCCTTGATGCCCACGGCGCCAATACGCCGGTGGAGCGCGCTATGAAGGACTTCACGTCCTACAAGCAGAAGATGCCGGCATCGGCTCAGAAACCGGCCGCAGCCCCGGCAAGACCGGCGTCCCCGGCAAATCCGGCCGCAGGTGAGGCAGCCGCCGCAGCGCCGCGCTTCAACATTCCGAACACGACTCCGGTGTACCGCCCGGCAAACAAAGAGACCCAGATCAACATTCCGGATTTCTTAAAGAACCGCAGATAA
- a CDS encoding cell division protein FtsQ: MVLGILAGVLLLAAVLFLAVRVTKIDVTGNRQYTEEQIINLIFDGKWSRNSAYCYYESQFREHKSIPFIEEYKVEFKSPTHVEVVVFEKSVVGYVSSMSSYMYFDKDGIIVESSGEQLPGVPWVTGLEYGKILLYEPLEVKNDPDGEIFGRILNLTQVLSINEVKVDKIDFDSFGNANLSVGDITVELGGSENLDGKVTELKGILPELSGLSGTLYLDTYDEANTNPTYTFKKN, encoded by the coding sequence ATCGTGCTTGGGATCCTGGCAGGCGTGCTCCTTCTGGCGGCGGTGCTTTTTCTGGCCGTGCGCGTCACGAAGATTGACGTCACAGGGAACAGGCAATATACGGAGGAACAGATTATTAACCTGATCTTTGACGGAAAGTGGTCCCGGAATTCGGCCTACTGCTATTATGAAAGCCAGTTCCGGGAGCATAAATCCATTCCGTTCATTGAGGAATATAAGGTAGAGTTCAAGAGCCCCACCCATGTGGAAGTGGTGGTGTTTGAAAAGAGCGTTGTCGGCTATGTGTCCAGCATGAGCAGCTACATGTATTTCGACAAGGACGGCATCATCGTGGAAAGCTCCGGAGAACAGCTTCCCGGGGTTCCCTGGGTGACGGGGTTGGAGTACGGGAAAATCCTGCTCTATGAGCCTTTAGAAGTAAAAAATGACCCGGACGGAGAGATTTTCGGAAGGATCTTAAACCTGACCCAGGTTCTCTCCATCAACGAGGTGAAGGTGGACAAGATCGACTTCGACTCCTTCGGGAACGCCAACCTGTCCGTCGGGGACATCACGGTGGAGCTTGGCGGAAGCGAGAACCTGGACGGCAAGGTGACGGAGTTAAAGGGCATCCTGCCGGAGCTTTCCGGGCTTTCGGGAACGCTTTATCTCGACACCTACGACGAGGCCAACACGAACCCGACCTATACCTTTAAGAAGAATTAA
- the murA gene encoding UDP-N-acetylglucosamine 1-carboxyvinyltransferase, with translation MSAVQVRGLLPLCGKIKVQGSKNAVLPMMAAAFLAKGTTVIRRVPAIADVFCMMEILEALGCQCSLADGVLVMDTSAVDEVRIPEEFVGKMRSSVMVLGPLLSRCGEAVTYYPGGCVLGKRPIDLHLYALRALGAEIHEAGGMILAQAGRLRGAEISFRVPSVGATENAVTAAVLADGTTVLKNCAREPEISELCRFLAAMGADISGAGTSTLIIRGMPSLSPCEFDLGADRIAAGTYLAAGVCGLGDVAVEGVLAAELSAPLSVFRKMGAEISVSEGGKEIRLKMKKRPSGFSLRTGPYPGFPTDLQSPFLAAACMAAGESRIEETVFEARFEAARQMRLFGARLALESQTAKVTGQYPLMPAVARAPDLRGGAALLLLALAADGLSIVTDMGHVKRGYEDICRDLALLGADVLELNL, from the coding sequence GTGTCTGCTGTACAGGTCCGGGGGCTTTTGCCCCTTTGCGGTAAAATTAAGGTTCAGGGTTCCAAGAATGCCGTGCTTCCGATGATGGCGGCCGCGTTCTTGGCGAAGGGGACGACGGTGATCCGCAGAGTCCCGGCCATTGCGGACGTGTTCTGCATGATGGAAATCCTGGAAGCCCTGGGGTGTCAATGCTCCCTGGCAGACGGTGTCCTTGTGATGGATACGTCGGCTGTGGACGAGGTGCGGATCCCGGAGGAATTTGTGGGGAAGATGCGCTCCTCGGTCATGGTGCTCGGGCCGCTTCTTTCCAGGTGCGGTGAGGCCGTCACCTACTATCCCGGCGGCTGCGTTCTTGGGAAACGCCCCATCGACCTGCATCTTTATGCATTGAGGGCCCTGGGAGCAGAGATCCACGAGGCCGGCGGCATGATCTTAGCCCAGGCCGGACGCCTTCGCGGGGCAGAAATTTCGTTTCGTGTGCCAAGTGTGGGAGCCACGGAAAATGCCGTGACGGCGGCTGTTCTGGCAGACGGGACGACGGTACTTAAAAACTGCGCCAGGGAACCGGAAATTTCGGAGCTCTGCCGTTTCCTTGCGGCCATGGGCGCCGACATAAGCGGGGCCGGAACGAGTACCCTCATAATTCGGGGCATGCCGTCCCTTTCCCCGTGTGAATTTGACCTGGGAGCAGACCGGATTGCGGCCGGGACATATCTGGCGGCCGGTGTCTGCGGACTGGGGGATGTGGCCGTGGAGGGCGTTTTGGCGGCGGAGCTTTCCGCGCCGTTATCCGTCTTTCGGAAGATGGGGGCAGAGATTTCCGTGTCGGAAGGCGGAAAGGAGATCCGCCTTAAGATGAAAAAGCGGCCTTCGGGGTTTTCCCTGCGGACAGGGCCGTATCCCGGCTTCCCGACGGATCTTCAGTCGCCGTTTCTGGCGGCGGCATGCATGGCGGCCGGGGAGAGCCGGATCGAGGAGACGGTTTTTGAAGCCCGGTTCGAGGCCGCCAGGCAGATGCGGCTTTTCGGAGCCAGGCTCGCGTTAGAGAGCCAGACGGCAAAGGTTACGGGACAGTACCCGCTTATGCCTGCCGTGGCGCGTGCGCCGGATCTTCGCGGCGGGGCGGCGCTCCTTCTTCTGGCACTTGCGGCGGATGGCTTAAGCATCGTCACGGACATGGGCCATGTGAAGCGGGGATATGAGGATATCTGCCGCGACCTTGCACTTTTGGGAGCAGACGTTTTGGAGTTGAATCTATGA
- a CDS encoding FtsW/RodA/SpoVE family cell cycle protein, translating to MAETAGRKKKKKPRRFYDYSLLFTIIFLTVFGLIMIYSSSSYSAQLDGRPPSYYMERQGKIALAGFLAMLVVSKMDYHFFAKFTIPAIVVSYVCVILVNFTPLGIEANGKKRWLGVGSASFQPAELVKVTVILVMAVMITRLGKKVDEWRSWGIMAVLLLPLALLVTMNNLSSGIIICGIAFVMMFIACKKKWPFVTCVLLAAAAMAFAPPVAMALESAGILHDYQLSRILVWKSPESYPQDGGYQVLQGLYAIGSGGLLGKGLGQSIQKLSFLPEPQNDMIFSVICEELGLFGAVSVILIFLFMIYRFMLISGNAPDLFGAMLVIGVLAHIAIQVILNIAVVTNVIPNTGITLPFISYGGTSVLFLMLEMGIVLSVSNQIKLEK from the coding sequence ATGGCAGAAACGGCCGGTAGGAAAAAAAAGAAGAAGCCGCGCAGGTTTTATGATTACAGTCTGCTTTTTACGATCATTTTCCTGACTGTATTCGGGCTGATTATGATTTACAGCTCCAGCTCGTACAGCGCGCAGCTGGACGGACGGCCGCCTTCTTATTATATGGAGCGCCAGGGAAAGATTGCCCTGGCAGGCTTTCTCGCCATGCTGGTGGTTTCCAAGATGGACTACCACTTTTTTGCAAAATTTACGATACCGGCCATTGTGGTTTCCTATGTCTGCGTCATTCTCGTAAACTTCACGCCGCTGGGCATTGAGGCCAACGGAAAGAAGCGCTGGCTCGGCGTGGGATCTGCCAGCTTCCAGCCGGCGGAGCTTGTAAAAGTGACGGTGATCCTGGTTATGGCCGTGATGATTACGCGTCTCGGGAAAAAGGTGGACGAATGGCGCTCCTGGGGCATCATGGCGGTGCTGCTTCTGCCTCTGGCCCTGCTCGTCACGATGAACAACTTAAGCTCCGGTATCATCATCTGCGGCATTGCCTTTGTGATGATGTTTATCGCCTGCAAAAAGAAATGGCCGTTTGTGACATGCGTGCTTTTGGCTGCGGCGGCTATGGCCTTTGCGCCCCCGGTGGCGATGGCCTTAGAGAGCGCAGGCATCCTTCATGATTATCAGTTAAGCCGTATCCTGGTCTGGAAGAGCCCGGAGAGCTATCCCCAGGACGGCGGCTACCAGGTGCTCCAGGGACTTTACGCCATCGGCTCCGGCGGCCTTTTAGGCAAGGGCCTGGGCCAGAGCATCCAGAAGCTTTCTTTCCTCCCGGAGCCGCAGAACGACATGATTTTCTCTGTCATCTGTGAGGAGCTGGGACTTTTCGGGGCTGTGTCGGTGATCTTAATCTTCTTATTCATGATTTACCGGTTCATGCTGATCTCCGGAAACGCGCCGGATCTCTTCGGTGCCATGCTGGTAATCGGCGTTTTGGCCCACATTGCGATCCAGGTTATTTTAAACATTGCGGTCGTTACGAACGTGATCCCCAACACGGGAATCACGCTTCCGTTCATCAGCTACGGCGGTACGTCGGTGCTGTTTTTAATGCTGGAGATGGGCATTGTCCTAAGCGTCTCCAATCAGATCAAACTGGAAAAATAG
- a CDS encoding UDP-N-acetylmuramoyl-L-alanine--D-glutamate ligase, whose protein sequence is MGQKVLVAGTGISGIAAAKLLLLQGGEVVLYDGNDKLSEEKLLKNFEKDAKVTVLLGELKKLDLTGIELCVISPGIPLDAPFVAVLDEAKIPIWSEIELAYHCSLGKLAAITGTNGKTTTTALTGEIMKKHYESVFVVGNIGEPYTAHARETTEESVTVAEVSSFQLETIMDFHPNVSAITNITPDHLDRHKTMEGYIQVKEGITRNQTEEDCCVLNYDDPILREFGTALKCKVVYFSRQEKLDSGIYMDGDMIVWRHDRKEEPVIDVNELQIIGGHNHENVMTAVAIALQLGVTLDEIREACREFKAVEHRIEFVRERFGVTYYNDSKGTNPDAAIQAIKAMPGPTLLIAGGYDKHSEYDEWIESFDGKVRYLVLIGQTRDKIAECAKKHGMTDIMYAEDMQEAVQVCASYANMGDYVLLSPACASWGMFKNYEERGRIFKECVNNL, encoded by the coding sequence ATGGGACAGAAGGTATTAGTTGCGGGAACGGGAATCAGCGGGATTGCCGCGGCAAAGCTGCTCCTTTTGCAGGGCGGCGAGGTTGTTTTATATGACGGGAACGACAAGCTTTCGGAAGAAAAGCTTTTGAAAAATTTTGAAAAGGACGCGAAGGTAACAGTCCTTTTGGGAGAGCTTAAGAAATTAGACCTGACGGGCATCGAGCTCTGCGTCATAAGTCCGGGCATCCCTCTGGACGCGCCGTTTGTGGCAGTTTTAGATGAGGCGAAGATTCCGATCTGGAGTGAAATCGAGCTGGCGTACCACTGCTCCCTTGGAAAGCTTGCGGCCATCACCGGCACCAACGGGAAAACCACGACGACGGCTCTCACCGGCGAAATCATGAAGAAGCATTATGAGAGCGTGTTTGTTGTCGGGAACATCGGCGAGCCCTACACGGCCCACGCAAGAGAGACGACGGAGGAATCCGTAACCGTGGCCGAGGTCTCCAGCTTCCAGCTTGAGACTATTATGGACTTCCACCCCAACGTCTCTGCCATTACCAACATTACGCCCGATCATCTGGACCGCCATAAAACCATGGAGGGCTATATCCAGGTGAAGGAGGGCATCACCCGCAACCAGACCGAGGAGGACTGCTGCGTTTTAAATTATGACGATCCGATTTTAAGGGAATTCGGCACCGCGTTAAAATGCAAGGTTGTCTATTTCAGCAGGCAGGAAAAGCTGGATTCCGGCATTTATATGGACGGAGACATGATCGTATGGCGCCATGACAGGAAGGAAGAGCCGGTCATCGACGTGAACGAGCTCCAGATTATCGGCGGCCACAACCACGAAAACGTCATGACGGCCGTCGCCATCGCCCTTCAGTTGGGCGTGACCTTAGACGAGATCCGCGAGGCCTGCCGGGAGTTCAAGGCGGTGGAGCACCGGATCGAGTTTGTCAGGGAACGGTTCGGCGTCACCTACTACAACGATTCCAAGGGGACGAACCCGGATGCGGCCATTCAGGCCATAAAAGCCATGCCGGGCCCGACGCTTTTAATCGCCGGCGGCTACGACAAGCACTCGGAATACGACGAGTGGATTGAGAGCTTCGACGGAAAAGTTCGCTATCTGGTGCTCATCGGCCAGACCCGCGACAAGATTGCCGAGTGTGCCAAGAAGCACGGCATGACGGACATCATGTACGCCGAAGACATGCAGGAGGCCGTCCAGGTCTGCGCCTCCTACGCAAACATGGGAGACTATGTGCTGCTGTCCCCGGCATGTGCAAGCTGGGGCATGTTTAAGAACTACGAGGAGCGGGGACGGATTTTCAAGGAATGCGTCAATAACCTGTAA